A region of the Osmia bicornis bicornis chromosome 1, iOsmBic2.1, whole genome shotgun sequence genome:
GTAACATTTAAACCGCGCAcaaacgtttctttttctttttaagtaGCTCGTGAAGCATTATATCGTTAAGATACGAAGACAATCGTACGTCGAGGTACTCGTCATCCGTTCGTATCTGTTACGAACCCGTTTTTCTAATCGACACCAAAACGTTCCTAGGAAGAATCGCAAACCATTCGCGAAGAAGCCTCGCTAGATCTGAAAAAATCCATGAAAGAGAGCCTCGACGGACGCGACGAGTTCCGTGAACATCCTCTGTACATGAAGCACGTGGACCGTGTAGGACGGTCAAAAATACGCTACTGGCAGAAGAGTAGTTCCGACAAAGGAATCGCATCGCGATATCACTTGCGATTCGATCGGTTGAAAGTCAACCAGACGCGTGCACGTTCGTTTCCTCGAACTGGTCGATCTCGTTGATCGCAATCCTGTAACCTCGGGATCGATGGCGGAGCATCGATCTTCTAGCAATCCCCGTCTGGATCCTGAACGTTCGCGTTGGTGACGGCACTGGCGAATCGGAGACGCCTTCTTCTCACTCCAGAGAACGCGGACAATGGTAATTTTCGACGGCGATGCGAGGATGAGATCGAAGCACGTTTGAAATCCCATCTCGCGACGGTTCTCCCTCAAAGGACAGGCTCTTCGTCGGTCTCTTCGTTGTCCTCGTGCTCTTGCGGCTTGCTTTGAACCGTCGAATTCGTCTTCACTCTTCGTTGTCTTTTCTGATGATTACTCGACGCGGTCGCACTATTTCCGCCGATGTTCACGCTGCATCCGCTGGATCCGCTGGATCCGCTCGAATCGTTCCCGCCGCTGGAAGTGACGTCAAAATCGTGTGGTCCGTAAGCGTCGATCAAAGGTCGCAGGGCTGTTCTCAGGGACGAGTAGAATCGCGGATACGTGCGTTCTTGTTGAAGAATCAAATCCTTGCTTTGTCGTTGCTTCTGTAACGGAATCGAGGTAGAAGGTTTAATTTCGGCCGGGTCAAGAGCGATGCCTTTGAGAGAAACGCGTGAGAATTATTGATCGGAACTAATTAAACGCGCGTAACTAGGCTACGGGTAACAATTAAAGATATAAATAACGATGCTTACCTCGGGAAGGTCACTTGACCCGGTTTCCCGCGCAGCCAACAGCTTCTTGGTCTCGGTAAATTGCCTCAATGCTTTTTCCCTAACGTATACGAGCGGTCGGATGACCCTGAGATCTTGTCGGCGTATGTAGTAGTGAGCCTTCATGGTTTTCAGTTTGCCACCGTGGAACACCGAGACGAGGAAACCCTCGGTGAGGTCGTCTAAATGCTGGCCCAGAGCCAGTACGTTGTAATTGTGTCGCTTGGCGATCGAGTACAATTGCGCCCTGATGGTGCGATCGCAGAAGCTGCACGCTCCGCTCGCGTCCAACGCTTCTTCCGGTTGATTATCCCCGTTGTTGCACTTTTCTTCGACGCTTTGTTCCTCGTAGAAGTAAGGTACGTCCAGAGCCTTCAGGTAGCTCATCAGCTTGAGCGGATCGAATCTGTTCGCGTCGACGGTAGCAGCTCCGATCTCAAAGTCTATACCCTTCGATCTGACGTAAAATCTGTACTGATGCAGCGCGTGCAACAAGGACAAGGAACCTTTCCCTTTAGGCGACAGACAAACCAACACTCTGTCGTTGTCACGAATCATCTCGAACTCCTGCATAGCCTCCACAGCCGGTTTCCAAATGCTCTTGGGCGGACAGTGCCACTGAGGTCGGATCCCTTCCGGTTTCCCGTCTTTAGCTTCGAACGCGGCCGCTTGCTCGCCGTCTTCCTCTTCCTTCAGGTCGCCAGAGCACTCCTCGTCCTCTGAGAAGTCGTCGTTCTGTCGAACCTGTTGCTTGCAGCCCGACTTGTTGGACAGAGAGGTCATCGAGGCTGCTCTCGGCTTGCGACCGTAGCTGTTGGTGGAATTGGACTCGGCGCTGCTGCTTCGCTTCAAGTCCACCGAGTCCAAGGACTTGTCGCTTTCGTGGAAGGATAGATTAATCCCGCTGTCTTGAGAACTGACCGAGTTTACCGCGGAATAGATCTTAGGAAGAACCTTTTGCGCATCGCCGATCTCCAAACCCCCGCGTTCGTGAGTGTCGTCGTCGTTCAGGTCGTCGTCCAGGTCGGGCACCACCTCTTCGTCGTCGGTTTTCGATTGGTTGCGAACCATCTGCTCGTTCTCCGGCGGTTTCATTACGTAGATCACCGTTTCGTCTGAAGAACACTCGCTGGACATCTTGCTCTCCTGCTGCGTCAGCTCGCCGACCTTCCCGGAGATCTCGATCGGTCCGCTTCGTCTGGCACTCGACATTCTAGGCGACGTCAAAGACGGAAGGATCCTCCCTCTGTCCGGAGAGCCACAGCCATTTGAAGACACGTCAGAAGCCGAAGCATCCGGAGAATGTCTGTGCAGTCCGTCGACGGCGTTCACCATACACCTGATCTCAGACTTGACTTCGCTGGCCATCTCTTTGGAAAATTCCATCAAGTACTCGGCGATGTCGCTGGCGGTGAACGAGTCGTGTCTGAGCTGCTTGTCCTCCACTGACAACTGACTGATGGAGCTATGATTGCGCGAGTGATGTTGCGGCGTGTTCTCGGAAGTGTTCGACTCCGACAACGCGTCGTCCACCTTCGAGATCACCTCGCGTATCTCAGACTTGATCTCCGTCGCTAATTCCTTCGTCACCTCCTTCACGTAAGCGCTCAGATCGTCCTCCGATCTGGGCCCGCCGTTCCCGGAGATGGGTGACGATCTACCCCCACCTACGAACTTCTCCGTATAGTCGCTAACCGAGGAGAACGAAGATGGGGGCGAAGCTGCGGTGTGACCGTTGAGAGATAAGATCGAATGACTGGGGCTACCATTATCCAGCTCCAGAGAGTTCAACTCCGTCTGGCTGCTGCAACTGCAATGGTGTCGTCTCTGTTTCGAAGAGTTCCCGTTGTTTCCGCTCAGTCCTAAGCTGGTCAAGGTTTGAGGACTCAATGGGAGCGGAGGTATGGGCGAGGACGATGAGGATGCCACGGTTCGATTTCCCGAACCATTACCACCGCCACCGGTACTCCCGAGGGAGTTGCATCTGGCACGGCCGGAATTGGCAGCATCAATGAGATCTCTCTGCTCTTTAATTGGCCTGTTGCCTGGGTGAGATATCGCGCCAAGCACGGAAGGTGTGACCGCCTCGCCAACGGCGAATCTGACCGGCATTGGGGAACTCGGACAAGTGGCTGGTGATCTTTGGCCGGTCGAGTCGTTGTTCCTATCGACGTTGCTCGGTTGTTCCTCCTCGGTACCGCTGCCAGGACTCGACGATGAAGATTGGAACTCGGCCGCGTTCAACAACGTTCTTCTGACGTTGCTCAACACGGGAAGACTACGGTGCCTGGGCGAGTTGGACGAGATCGGCGCGTTTCCCGTCCGCGGAATGTCGCTGTTCAGTCGACGAATGCTATTTGCAAGAGCCAACGAGTTCACTAGGCTGTCGTGTGTGCTGGTCGGCGTGTGGTAGCCGTGCTTGTTCCACGATACCATCGGATTGAAAGGCACGTCTTGCTTCACGTTCTGCGAGTTGCCCAGCAGAAGGTCCTGCGCCTCGCTGGGCAACATGAACCATCGCAGACACTCCAATCGTTCGGGCACGTAGCTGTAGCCGCGATCTATCTGCAGAGGATACCTCTGAGCCATTTTCCTCGCACGGTTGAAGATGTTCCTCGCTGTTTGCAAACAATCGGCGTAGTTCTGCGGAAGAACACCCGAGCCGGACACCCTCCTCTCGGAAGCGTTCATCTTCCCGTCGGTGTATCTGATCGAGCTGAGCCATTTTCGCTCTTTGAACACGCTGTTCGTGTGATGCCT
Encoded here:
- the LOC114875480 gene encoding uncharacterized protein LOC114875480 → MSCSVKISCGKSWSGSQRRINSLAEETSCPTASSASCAGLAAQSAAVASTSTSTTATTTTPTTTTTNTVTSTVTSGSQRIGQLRPVKSITAKKGEDITKLLKYIDDNVIGKNGTFFGPFGRRKVVYCDYTASGRSLQFLEEYIAKEVLPYLGDTRASTSICSLQSSLFRHEARDIVRHAVGAGEQDAVLFTGQGTAAALRTLLRHLDLSKSTVVFVGPFEHHANLRPWREYGVRIVRVSETREGFLDLNDLERKLIKVRAEGVTQMIGCFSAASCITGVLADDVATTLILHQYGALSVWDYTTAAPYVQIDMNPHLPGVGETAVLKDAVIFAGHKFIGGVQSPGVLVTKRSLLKEKIGTEDMRDSHHYHRDPELREESGTAGIVESIRCGLAMQLKENVTPRAIVARQDKISRQVLAHVRTIPELILLGSGSQNVKRLPIFSFMVRHPRGTFLHHNFVCAVLNDVFGIQARGGCACAGRYAHDLMGIDQELAKEYQKALIEGERNNENEVTNAEGLRPGFAKLSFPYFMTEAEVAFVLEALKMVATEGWKLLPQYVLNPDTGEWRHHTNSVFKERKWLSSIRYTDGKMNASERRVSGSGVLPQNYADCLQTARNIFNRARKMAQRYPLQIDRGYSYVPERLECLRWFMLPSEAQDLLLGNSQNVKQDVPFNPMVSWNKHGYHTPTSTHDSLVNSLALANSIRRLNSDIPRTGNAPISSNSPRHRSLPVLSNVRRTLLNAAEFQSSSSSPGSGTEEEQPSNVDRNNDSTGQRSPATCPSSPMPVRFAVGEAVTPSVLGAISHPGNRPIKEQRDLIDAANSGRARCNSLGSTGGGGNGSGNRTVASSSSSPIPPLPLSPQTLTSLGLSGNNGNSSKQRRHHCSCSSQTELNSLELDNGSPSHSILSLNGHTAASPPSSFSSVSDYTEKFVGGGRSSPISGNGGPRSEDDLSAYVKEVTKELATEIKSEIREVISKVDDALSESNTSENTPQHHSRNHSSISQLSVEDKQLRHDSFTASDIAEYLMEFSKEMASEVKSEIRCMVNAVDGLHRHSPDASASDVSSNGCGSPDRGRILPSLTSPRMSSARRSGPIEISGKVGELTQQESKMSSECSSDETVIYVMKPPENEQMVRNQSKTDDEEVVPDLDDDLNDDDTHERGGLEIGDAQKVLPKIYSAVNSVSSQDSGINLSFHESDKSLDSVDLKRSSSAESNSTNSYGRKPRAASMTSLSNKSGCKQQVRQNDDFSEDEECSGDLKEEEDGEQAAAFEAKDGKPEGIRPQWHCPPKSIWKPAVEAMQEFEMIRDNDRVLVCLSPKGKGSLSLLHALHQYRFYVRSKGIDFEIGAATVDANRFDPLKLMSYLKALDVPYFYEEQSVEEKCNNGDNQPEEALDASGACSFCDRTIRAQLYSIAKRHNYNVLALGQHLDDLTEGFLVSVFHGGKLKTMKAHYYIRRQDLRVIRPLVYVREKALRQFTETKKLLAARETGSSDLPEKQRQSKDLILQQERTYPRFYSSLRTALRPLIDAYGPHDFDVTSSGGNDSSGSSGSSGCSVNIGGNSATASSNHQKRQRRVKTNSTVQSKPQEHEDNEETDEEPVL